The nucleotide sequence TCGCCGTAGAGGCTGGCTTAGACATCGACTGTCTAGCCCTCTTTGATCGATGTAGCCGAGAGGTACCCTTGCTCTGCGGCATCGCCCCCAATGGTCCGTATTACATGCCCAACCTGGATCAGGCAGGTGGCCTACAGGCTGTGATGAAGGAACTGGCTAGTGGGGACAAGCTGAACCCCAACGTCTTAACCGTATCTGGGGCATCTGCCGGACAGCATTGGGCTGCTGCTACCGTGCTGGATCGCGCCGTTATCCGCTCTCTCGACGCCCCTCTGCAAAAGGAGGGTGGCCTGGCCATACTCAGGGGAAATATCGCCCCTGAGGGAGCGATCGTGAAACAATCAGCCGTATGCCCCGAAATGTATGTCTTCTCCGGACCAGCTAAGGTTTATTGGTCAGAAGGGGATGCTTCCACCGCGCTTCAAGCTGGTGCGATAAGGCCAGGGGATGTGGTGCTCATCTTGAATCAGGGTCCCAGGGGTGGCCCTGGGCTGGTAACCGTTTTCGCCTTTACAGGACAGCTCGTTGGTATGGGCTTAGGCCGCTCTGTAGCCCTAATCACTGATGGGCGTTTCTCTGGCGCCACTGAGGGGGCCTGCATCGGGCATGTCTCACCTGAAGCAGCCGTAGGTGGACCCATCGCCGCCGTTCGGGATGGGGACATCATCTCCATCGATATACCAGCCCGCCAGCTCAATGTGGCTCTTGATGACGCTGAGATCGAGGCTCGTTTGGCGACCCTTACCCCTCAACCCGGAACAGTTGTGCCTGGAAGTTATCTCTCTATTTACGCCCAAATGGTGCAATCCCTGGGGAAAGGTGCTGTGCTGGGCAAGCGCTACTTTTAAAGATAGGTCAATGGTATGAGATTCATATTTAAATACGGTCATTGCTTGGGGGAGATCGGCTGTCAGCATGGTAATTGGCCGACATCAGGGCGTGATTGCGGTCGTAGTGCGGCCTTGAGGAGACGATAAATGGAGCTGCTCACCCTTAGCGGTTCACCCTACGAGCGCGGCTATACTTACGGATCGCATTTTGCGACCATAACCGCAGAATTGGTGGAGAAGAACAGGCTCAGCTTACAGAACCTGGTAGAGAAGAAGGGGCTTACCCCTCTTTCCGATGAGCGGTTTGCTAATCTGGTACGTAAGGGTTTGCCTTACGCTATGGGATACGCCTCAGATTTAGTCGAGGAGGTAAGGGGTATAGCCTCAGGAGCAGGGCTAGAATTTGAGCAAGTGTTTGGCCTAAACTATTTCCTTGATCTCTTTGATCTCACCTACCCTCAATCGTCTACCGAGTTGCTCTTCGGCTGCACCACCTTCGCTGCGGCCCATTCGGCAACAGCTGATAATGGGGTTTACCTAGGACAGAACTACGATCTGCGCGGACTATTCCAAAAAGGTATCCTCCTTATCAGGCTAAATACAGCACCAAACCTCACCACTATGCTTTTCACCATCGCTGGCCTCGTTGGCTGCGCGGGGATGAATTCGGCTGGATTAGGCATCGTAATCAACAATCTGACACCCTCCGATAGCCATCCCGGTGTGCCATACACTTTCGTACTGCGCAAAGCCCTGGAACAGAGGACCATGGCCGACGCCATAAACGTCATTATATCCAGCCGGCGCGCCTCAGGCATCAATTACCTCTTGGCCGATGCCAATGGGGAGATCTTAAGCCTGGAAACGACGGCTACCAAAGCCGAGATAATCTACGCCTTGGAGGAATACGTGGGGCATACCAACCACTATGTTCATCCACGCCTTTTGCCCTATGATGCCCCCAGCCGACCCTATAACGGTGATAGCTACGTGCGCTGGAGCAGAATCAACAAGCTGTTACGACAACGCCGCGGCCATATCACCCTGCAGGATCTAATGAGCTTCGCTAAAGACCATGTTGGTTATCCTCAGTCAATCTGTCGCCACCCACTGCCAGGACTATCCGAGCTTCAGACAGGGAATACGATCTCCTCCATGATTATGGATTTGCGCCGGCTGTCGCTGTGGATCACTACAGGCAATCCTTGTCAAAATGCTTACGAAAGGCATAACTTAGAACCAGTAACGTAACGCCTTTACCAAAGAAAGATGGGACACAAGACGGATGAAAAGGCAAGTATCATCAACGGATGTATTGATCATCGGTGGGGGTACAGCTGCTCTACGAGCAGCGCTAGCGGCTGCCGAGAGCAACGTTAGGGTTACTATACTGACGAAGGGCCCGGCCAGCTTGGGTATAGTCGGCCTAAACGCTTGTCTCGCTGAGTCCGGCGATAGCCCAGCTGACTTCTTCAGTGATACCGTATTAAGTGGCGAATTTATCAATAATCCACGCCTGGTGGCCATCCTTGCCACCGAATCCACTCAGCAAGTCCAGTTCTTAGAAGAGATCGGTGTACCCTTGAAGAAGGCCAACGGCACCTATGCCCCTCGCCTGACAGCAGGCAACAATCGTCCGCGAACCCTCTATTATACTGATCAAACGGGACCAAGGATCGTTGATTGCTTGCAACAGCAGCTGCAAGAACACGGGGTGACGATACACTCTGGAACGACTGTTGTATCCCTACTAATGGGCGATGGCCAAGTCAAAGGCGCCTTAGCCATCAACCCTCAGGAGCAAACCATCCATGCTTTTTCGGCGAAGGCGACGATCCTGGCAACAGGAGGCATAGGCGGCATCTATGCCTTTAGCACTAATCCCCCTAGGCTTAGCGGTGATGGATACGCTTTGGCCTATAGTGCGGGGGCGGAATTGATCGATATGGAGTTTGTCCAATTCGAGCCTTTCGTCATCATCACCCCAGCGGAGTGTCGTGGATTTAGCGTCTCCTTCCTCTTTTCAGAGGGTGCCGCCGTTTACAACGGACAACGAGAGGACTTCCTCCCTAATTATAGGGACAGATGTAAAGGCATTGGCAAGGATGTACTAGCCAGGTCTGTCTATACCCAAATACAAGAGGGCAGGGCGACACCAAACGGGGGCGTATTCTTTGATCTCACCAACAGTTCCCTAGAAAAACACCCTCGCTTCCTGGCCATTTGCCGGGCAGGAGGCCTGGATCCAAAGACCATACCCCTCGAGGTCGCTCCCGCTCAACATTATATGATGGGAGGCATACGTATCAACGAGTACACTATGACCTCTATTCCCGGCCTCTTCACCGCGGGTGAGGTGGCAGGAGGCATACATGGAGCAAACCGACTAGCGGGCAATTCCGGCACGGACGTATTAGTCTTCGGTCACCGTGCCGGCCACTACGCGGCTGCATATGCCTTAAGGACAGCCGAGCCAAAACTCAGCCCAGAGGAGTTGGACAAACACTGGAACCAGATCGTGCGGTCGATATCTCCCCAAGAGGAGCGCACCTGGCCTATTGGGTCGATCTTATCTAGGCTCAGGCAAATTATGTGGACTAAAGTTGGCTTGGTTAGAGAACGAGGAGGATTAGAGCAAGCGATACAAGAGATCAAAACTTTGGCCGCAAAATGCGCTAGCCTTCAGCCCACCAATTTGGGGGAATGGTTATCCCTCTTTGAGGGCAAAAATGCCCTCCTGGTAGGAGAAATGATCGCCAAAGCCGCCCTGCTTCGCCAGGAGAGCCGTGGGGCCCACTATCGTCATGACTATCCTCAACGAGACGACCTATCATGGTTGAGAAATATTGCCATCTCAAGAGGAGACGCTGGCATGACTATAACCTATTTACTACCATCCCTGGAGCGACAAGGCTGGCCAAAATCTTCACCGCCTTTATCTAGGGGGTAGATGGAAGGCGATGATCATTAAATCCCTTATTCGTCGAAATGAATATCGTGACTCCGTGATCTTGATGAACGCCTCTAAGAGGATCCGTGCCATCGAGGGGATCGCCGAGGCTTTAGTAGTTATAGGTACTGATACCAATAAGGACATGTTAAAGGAGCTCGGCCTCCTCACCCCAGAAGCAAAAGCGGCCACGGCCAATGACATGATCGTGGCCATGCGGGTAACCGCTGAAGACATCGCCCGGGAGATCCTGAACAACATCGACGAATACCTCGTTCGAAGGGATATCGAACAAGAGGTTGAATCGTATCACTCTCTCGATGCGGCCTTCCAAGCGCTGCCCGAGGCCAATTTGGCCATCATCTCAGTACCGGGTGAGTTCGCTGCCGCCGAGGCCCGCAAGGCCCTGCGTCGTGGTTTGCACGTACTTATCTTCAGTGATAACGTGCCCCTGGAGGATGAGGTGGCCACAAAGCAGCTGGCCAAGGAGAAAGGTCTCCTGGTTATGGGGCCTGATTGCGGCGTCGCTAACATCAACGGTGTAGCCTTAGCCTTGGCCAGCATCGTCGGCCCTGGTCCTATCGGGATCGTCGGTGCTTCAGGCAGTGGTATCCAAGAAGTGGCCGCCTTGATCGAGCGCGCCGGACTAGGAATCTCCCAAGCCATCGGCAGCGGTGGCCGTGATCTCCATGAAGTGGTTGGCGGAGCGACGATGCTTCAAGGGCTAGAGGCCCTGGACGAGGATGAGGAGACCAGAGTCATCGTCTTGATCGCCAAGCCACCGGCTCCATCGGTGGCTCAGCTGATCTTGGATCGAGTCCGACACTGCCGAAAGCCAGTGGTAGTGAATTTCTTGGGTGGCGCAATGGAGCCGATCATAGCCGCCGGGGCCTATCCAGCAGCCACCTTGGACGATGCCGCCTTCGTTGCCGTCAATCTAATCGAGGGCAGCGTCCCCCAAAAGCGATGCTTCTCATTGCCGGAGACGGAGATCACCAAAATCATCACCGAGGAGGCATACAAGTTCAAGGCAAACCAGAAGTATCTCCGTGGACTGTTTGGCGGCGGCACATTCTGCCTGCAAGCGCAGCTCATCCTGAAAGATATCATCGGCCCTATCTATTCCAACGCACCTCTATACCCCCACCTACGCCTTAAGAATTCTCAGGAGAGCCAGGGGCACAGCCTGATCGATCTTGGTGACGAAGAATTTACGCGCGGACGACCCCATCCTGTGCTCGACCCTACCCCCTACCGCATACGCCTGGCCAGAGAGGCACAAGATCCAGAAGTGGCCGTCCTGTTACTTGATGTCATCCTGGGACCGGCCGTCCATCCCGACCCAGCCGGGTTTCTGGCCAGTTGTCTCACCGAAGCAAGGGATGACGCTCGTCAGGAAGGGAGACATCTAACGGTAGTGGCCTCAGTGTGTGGCACAAAACGTGATCCCCAGAATCTGGAAATCCAGGAGGAGAAGCTGCGTGAGGCAGGGGTTATCGTGACGCCCAGTAGCGCACAAGCAGCACATTTGGCCGGACTGATCATCAGAGCCGCCCAGAGAGATGGCTAAGGGGGAAGCTAGAATGTCCAATGAGATCAAAAAGCTATGCAAGGCCAGGGTCAAGGTGATCAACATTGGGGTGAGAACACTGGCCGCTTCCCTAAAGCAACAGGGGGTAGAGACGGCTCACGTTGACTGGCACCCACCAGCCGGAGGTGACCTCAGGATAGCCAAGCTATTAGAGAAGCTACACCAAGATTCATCTAGGCCCTATCCCAATGAACATACGGAAAAGGGAAGATAAATGGAAAAGGACATCCACCAAAGGATCCAAGAAGCGAACAAGAGGGCCTTCGATATTTTTGTCCAGGGCCAACCAGTATGGGTTGGGGTGAAACCAGCGATCGAAGCTATTCCGGGCATGAAGAAAAACCTACTCTTACACACTGGACCACCCATTGAGATCGATAGGATGGTACCAGCCCAACGGGATGGGGTCATTGGCGGCATCCTCTTTGAGGGCCTAGCCAAAACAAGGCAGGAGGCCCTGGAGATGGTGCGGCGGGGTGAGATAGAATTAGCGCCGGGGCTAGATTACGGGGTACCGGGAGGTGGGATGGCTCCTACTACTGCCTCCATGCCTATTCAAGTAGCCAGGGATTTGGCCCACGGGACAGAGTCTTATACCACCATCCAAGAGGGGCCTTCTTCTGAAGCCCTGCGCTGGGGCATTTACAATGAGGTGGTGGAAGAGCGCTGGGCCTGGTTCAAGGGAGTGCTAGGACCAGCTCTGGACACTGCCCTTAGAGAAACGGGTGGGGTCAATCTGAGAAATGTCATCGCGCGCTCTTTACACATGGGCGATGAGAACCACAGTCGCGAGCTCGGCTCAACCCTTCTCATCTTCGCTGAACTCACACCTCATCTGGCTCAACTAGATCTTGAAAAAGCAGAGCTAGTCCGTTGTCTGGATTTCTTGATCAAGGCCGAACGCTTCGCTCTGCACGTCCTGATGGCCGGCTGTAATGCTGTACTTCAGGCTGCCAAGGGGATCGACTACTGTACGGTAGTCACAGGGATGGGTGGCAACGGGATTGAGGTCGGCATCAAAGTGAGCAGCCTCGGAGAAGAATGGTTCACCGCGCCAGCCCCGCTGATCCAAGGGAACTATCTCAACCCCAGTTGGACGATCGAAGACACCGTCCCCTTCTCCGGCGACAGCTGCGTGGTAGAGGCGATGGGACTCGGCGGTCTAGCGGCAGCGGCCTCGCCAGCAGTAACCCTCCTCACTGGCAGCACGGTGCAGGAAGCCATCAGCCGAACGCGACTGATGAGGGAGATAACCATAGGAATGAACCCCAATTACCAGATACCAATCCTTAACTTCGAGGGGACACCGACATGCATTGATATCATTAAGGTCCTGGAAAAGGGTATCGAGCCTCAAAGCCACGCTGGTATCATCCACAAGCGAGGTGGGCAGGCCGGGGCTGGCGTAGCCAGCATACCAATGGAGTGCTTCAGGAAAGCCTTCCTCAGCTTCGCCCAAAAATACGCGCTGGAGGAGCTATGAAGATACTGGTAGCCAACGTGGGAAGCACATCATTCAAGTATCAATTGATCGAGATGGAGGGGGAGCAAACCCTGGCCATAGGCAAGGTTGAGCGCATTGGCAGCGCCAAGGCCCCCTTAAGCCATCAGGTTGCTGGGATGCCCGCTGTAATCCAGGAGATAGATGCCCCTGACCATACGGCAGCCATCAAGCAGGTCCTGGCTTTACTCTGTGATCCCAGAGCAGGTTGTATTGCTGACCTCAGCCAGCTCAGCGCTGTTGGATTCAAAGCCGTTCACGCCGGCTGTCTCAGCGGCGCCGTCCTGGTTACTGATGAGGTCATCACTGCTATGGAGGAGTATAACGACGTGGCTCCAGCCCACAACCCGCCATACATTGCCGCCATGTGCATCTTCCAAAGTCTTATCCCCCAGACGCCTTTAGTAGCCCTTTTCGAAACGGCCTTTCATACCTCGATGCCTGCGCACGCTTATACCTATGGACTCCCCTACGAGTGGTATGAGAAGTATGGCGTACGTCGTTACGGCTTCCATGGCGCTTCCTTCCGCTATATATGCGAAAGGGTGCCCCAAATTCTGGGGGTACCCAAAGAAGGACTACGCCTCATCGCCTGTCATTTAGGGGGTAGCTCCTCGATCTGCGCTATACAGGATGGCCGATCGATCGATACTAGTATGGGCTTCTCGCCTCAGGCCGGGGTCTCTATGTCAACGCGCTGTGGTGACATCGACCCCTTCGTTATTCCATATATCATGGAGAGGAAAGGACTAACCACAAGGGAGATCCGCGAGTGTCTCATCAAGCGAGGGGGGCTTTTGGGCATATCAGGGCTTAGCGGCGACGTAAGAGACCTGGAGGAAGCAGCCAGGAGTGGCGACCAACGCGCCGCGCTAGCCCTCGACGTTTTTGTCTATGAGATCAAGAAATACATTGGGGCTTATGCGGCGGCCCTGAGCGGTGTGGATGCTCTGGCCTTCGCTGGGGGCATCGGCGAGAACAGTGTTGAGGTGCGTCGCAGAGTCTGTAGTGGACTGGAATTTCTGGGGATACGACTTGACCCCCAGAAGAACAATTGTCGTCGGGTCGAGGCCATCATTTCCAGAGATGGGGCCAGAGTGAAGGTATTGGTGGTTCCCACCAATGAGGAGATCATCGTAGCCAGAGAGACCGCCCGCCTGGTAGGTATCCTGCAGGAGCCAAGGAGGAAGTGACATATGTATGATGTATAAACCATTAATTATCATCGTTGAAAGTGGATTGCTGTTTAACACTAAGGAGGAATAGAAGATGAGCGAGATCAATCGACTGATGGATCAACTGACCCAGAGGAGAATAAGTCGCCGGGAGTTCATTATTCGGACTACAGCTTTAGGTCTCTCTGCCTCAAGCATAGCTGCCCTTCTCTCTGCCTGTGCTCCCGCGGCGCCAGCGACGCCGACACCTACCAAACCAGCCGTACTAACCCCTGTAGCCGTAGCTACGCCCGTACCCACGCCTCCCCCCAAAGAGGTGAAGCTGACCTTTTGGACCTGGCAGAAGCACGACGAGGAGCTAGCCAAGGGCTTCATGGCCAAGAACCCCAACATCAAGATTGAAACCACCGTGGGTGGGCCGTGGGATCTACAGGATAAGCTTGTAGCCGCCCTAGCGGCGGGCATGGGAGCACCGGATATTTCCCGAGTAGTGATGCGGATGTTCTACAAATTCTCCGGCCCGGGCAGGGGCATGCTGGATATCACTGATCGCGCTGCCCCATTCAAGAAAGACATCCCAGAACACCTGTTGAGTCTCATGACCGTTGGAGACCGTATCTACGGACTTCCTTCGGAGAATAACCTCTGCGGGCTATTCTACCGCAAGGATATCTTCGATAAATACGGGTTCAAAGCGCCAGAGACCTGGGATGAGTTCATCCAAATCGGTAAGACGCTGCGCGAGAAAGAGAATATAGCCATGCTTCCCCTTTGGATTCCGGGCGGCTTTTGGGGTTCTGATCACTACCGCATGTACCTGCAATCGCGCGGGGGCAATATCTTCGACAAAGGTAACAAGATCATTGAGAACAACAAGCTGGCCAAGGAGACGTTGCGTTGGTACTATGACCTAAAGGCCAAACACAATATTGGCTGGCTCACTCAGCTCTTTAAGCCAGAGTTTTACGCCGGCATGAATGCCAACGCCTTCGTTACCTGGCCGATGAACTCCGGCGATATCGTCTCAATGAAGAGAAACTGTGCGGGACTCTCTGGAAAATGGGCTAGGACACCCTTCCCACTATGGGCGAAAGATGCCCCTAAGTACAACGCCGAGCTAGGTTCGTCGGGGGTAGCTATACCGGCTCAGACCAAGTACCCAGAGGAAGCTTGGAAATTTGTCCAGTTCTACGCCGTTTCCCTGGAAGGACAGACCCTACTCTGGGAAAAGGGGAATCAGATCCCCTCTTACAAGCCAGCCTTTGAGAGCAAGGAGGTCATAGACAAACCCGATCCCTACTTCGGTGGTGGCACCCTTCGTGATTTCCTTCGCGATCGTGCCACACCTATCTTTAACTATCTGGGTTGGGCTGAGGTATCAGTGATACTGGGCGAGGAGATCGACTCCATGTGGGCCGGGAAGCAAGAGCCAGAACAAGCCTGGGATAATGTGGAGAAACGGATCAAGGAAAAGGGCATTGGAAGATAGCCACTCTGCACTCTATCAGAGAGGCAATTAGCAGCAGTTGTGGTCAGATACCTGCTCTGCGGCGAGGTTTTGCTCCTAGAGCAGGTATCCGAAGGGTTCAGCGTATCTGCGCCATTGGCGCAGATACGCTGAACCCAGCCACAGCTTGTCGCTAGCCATCTGCCCGTGCTTTGCACGCAGAAAAGGCGGGGTAAGGTACTTTGTTGGAGCTCTAAATGGCGAGCATAGCAACAGCACCAGCACAAAAGATAAGGTGGATAGTAAATGGACGGAAAGTGGCCCCTTACTTGTTCATTTCTCCGTTCTTTATCCTGTTCATAATCTTCTGGATAGGGCCCATCCTGTTCTCATTCTACCTAGGCTTCACCAAATGGGAAGCCATAGGTACGCC is from Chloroflexota bacterium and encodes:
- a CDS encoding acetate kinase, producing the protein MKILVANVGSTSFKYQLIEMEGEQTLAIGKVERIGSAKAPLSHQVAGMPAVIQEIDAPDHTAAIKQVLALLCDPRAGCIADLSQLSAVGFKAVHAGCLSGAVLVTDEVITAMEEYNDVAPAHNPPYIAAMCIFQSLIPQTPLVALFETAFHTSMPAHAYTYGLPYEWYEKYGVRRYGFHGASFRYICERVPQILGVPKEGLRLIACHLGGSSSICAIQDGRSIDTSMGFSPQAGVSMSTRCGDIDPFVIPYIMERKGLTTREIRECLIKRGGLLGISGLSGDVRDLEEAARSGDQRAALALDVFVYEIKKYIGAYAAALSGVDALAFAGGIGENSVEVRRRVCSGLEFLGIRLDPQKNNCRRVEAIISRDGARVKVLVVPTNEEIIVARETARLVGILQEPRRK
- a CDS encoding sugar ABC transporter substrate-binding protein — translated: MSEINRLMDQLTQRRISRREFIIRTTALGLSASSIAALLSACAPAAPATPTPTKPAVLTPVAVATPVPTPPPKEVKLTFWTWQKHDEELAKGFMAKNPNIKIETTVGGPWDLQDKLVAALAAGMGAPDISRVVMRMFYKFSGPGRGMLDITDRAAPFKKDIPEHLLSLMTVGDRIYGLPSENNLCGLFYRKDIFDKYGFKAPETWDEFIQIGKTLREKENIAMLPLWIPGGFWGSDHYRMYLQSRGGNIFDKGNKIIENNKLAKETLRWYYDLKAKHNIGWLTQLFKPEFYAGMNANAFVTWPMNSGDIVSMKRNCAGLSGKWARTPFPLWAKDAPKYNAELGSSGVAIPAQTKYPEEAWKFVQFYAVSLEGQTLLWEKGNQIPSYKPAFESKEVIDKPDPYFGGGTLRDFLRDRATPIFNYLGWAEVSVILGEEIDSMWAGKQEPEQAWDNVEKRIKEKGIGR
- a CDS encoding C45 family peptidase, whose protein sequence is MELLTLSGSPYERGYTYGSHFATITAELVEKNRLSLQNLVEKKGLTPLSDERFANLVRKGLPYAMGYASDLVEEVRGIASGAGLEFEQVFGLNYFLDLFDLTYPQSSTELLFGCTTFAAAHSATADNGVYLGQNYDLRGLFQKGILLIRLNTAPNLTTMLFTIAGLVGCAGMNSAGLGIVINNLTPSDSHPGVPYTFVLRKALEQRTMADAINVIISSRRASGINYLLADANGEILSLETTATKAEIIYALEEYVGHTNHYVHPRLLPYDAPSRPYNGDSYVRWSRINKLLRQRRGHITLQDLMSFAKDHVGYPQSICRHPLPGLSELQTGNTISSMIMDLRRLSLWITTGNPCQNAYERHNLEPVT
- a CDS encoding dihydroxy-acid dehydratase; this encodes MLRSKHCRGLAAAERRALLFGSGLSADELKRPFVAVINSWNEANPGHLHLREVARAVKEGIRQAGGVPFEVYTMGLCDGLALANPKYILPSRDLITAEVEVIVEANQFDAMVLLSTCDKIVPAHLMATARINIPALLVTGGYMALGEHRGMPCTFLEVGKAVGKRQSGGLTQEELDDILRVACAPGGACAFMGTANTMGCVTEALGMSLPGNATMPAIGPRLLDLARRAGEQIMTLLAEGIAPREIITPESIENAIKVSMAIGGSTNCVVHLPAIAVEAGLDIDCLALFDRCSREVPLLCGIAPNGPYYMPNLDQAGGLQAVMKELASGDKLNPNVLTVSGASAGQHWAAATVLDRAVIRSLDAPLQKEGGLAILRGNIAPEGAIVKQSAVCPEMYVFSGPAKVYWSEGDASTALQAGAIRPGDVVLILNQGPRGGPGLVTVFAFTGQLVGMGLGRSVALITDGRFSGATEGACIGHVSPEAAVGGPIAAVRDGDIISIDIPARQLNVALDDAEIEARLATLTPQPGTVVPGSYLSIYAQMVQSLGKGAVLGKRYF
- a CDS encoding FAD-dependent oxidoreductase, which translates into the protein MKRQVSSTDVLIIGGGTAALRAALAAAESNVRVTILTKGPASLGIVGLNACLAESGDSPADFFSDTVLSGEFINNPRLVAILATESTQQVQFLEEIGVPLKKANGTYAPRLTAGNNRPRTLYYTDQTGPRIVDCLQQQLQEHGVTIHSGTTVVSLLMGDGQVKGALAINPQEQTIHAFSAKATILATGGIGGIYAFSTNPPRLSGDGYALAYSAGAELIDMEFVQFEPFVIITPAECRGFSVSFLFSEGAAVYNGQREDFLPNYRDRCKGIGKDVLARSVYTQIQEGRATPNGGVFFDLTNSSLEKHPRFLAICRAGGLDPKTIPLEVAPAQHYMMGGIRINEYTMTSIPGLFTAGEVAGGIHGANRLAGNSGTDVLVFGHRAGHYAAAYALRTAEPKLSPEELDKHWNQIVRSISPQEERTWPIGSILSRLRQIMWTKVGLVRERGGLEQAIQEIKTLAAKCASLQPTNLGEWLSLFEGKNALLVGEMIAKAALLRQESRGAHYRHDYPQRDDLSWLRNIAISRGDAGMTITYLLPSLERQGWPKSSPPLSRG
- a CDS encoding fdrA domain protein yields the protein MSNEIKKLCKARVKVINIGVRTLAASLKQQGVETAHVDWHPPAGGDLRIAKLLEKLHQDSSRPYPNEHTEKGR
- a CDS encoding DUF1116 domain-containing protein is translated as MEKDIHQRIQEANKRAFDIFVQGQPVWVGVKPAIEAIPGMKKNLLLHTGPPIEIDRMVPAQRDGVIGGILFEGLAKTRQEALEMVRRGEIELAPGLDYGVPGGGMAPTTASMPIQVARDLAHGTESYTTIQEGPSSEALRWGIYNEVVEERWAWFKGVLGPALDTALRETGGVNLRNVIARSLHMGDENHSRELGSTLLIFAELTPHLAQLDLEKAELVRCLDFLIKAERFALHVLMAGCNAVLQAAKGIDYCTVVTGMGGNGIEVGIKVSSLGEEWFTAPAPLIQGNYLNPSWTIEDTVPFSGDSCVVEAMGLGGLAAAASPAVTLLTGSTVQEAISRTRLMREITIGMNPNYQIPILNFEGTPTCIDIIKVLEKGIEPQSHAGIIHKRGGQAGAGVASIPMECFRKAFLSFAQKYALEEL
- the fdrA gene encoding acyl-CoA synthetase FdrA, which encodes MIIKSLIRRNEYRDSVILMNASKRIRAIEGIAEALVVIGTDTNKDMLKELGLLTPEAKAATANDMIVAMRVTAEDIAREILNNIDEYLVRRDIEQEVESYHSLDAAFQALPEANLAIISVPGEFAAAEARKALRRGLHVLIFSDNVPLEDEVATKQLAKEKGLLVMGPDCGVANINGVALALASIVGPGPIGIVGASGSGIQEVAALIERAGLGISQAIGSGGRDLHEVVGGATMLQGLEALDEDEETRVIVLIAKPPAPSVAQLILDRVRHCRKPVVVNFLGGAMEPIIAAGAYPAATLDDAAFVAVNLIEGSVPQKRCFSLPETEITKIITEEAYKFKANQKYLRGLFGGGTFCLQAQLILKDIIGPIYSNAPLYPHLRLKNSQESQGHSLIDLGDEEFTRGRPHPVLDPTPYRIRLAREAQDPEVAVLLLDVILGPAVHPDPAGFLASCLTEARDDARQEGRHLTVVASVCGTKRDPQNLEIQEEKLREAGVIVTPSSAQAAHLAGLIIRAAQRDG